The Treponema phagedenis DNA segment GTTGAAATAACAGTTGAAAAACTGGAAAAGCAATGATATCATCTAATTGTAGTTTCGAAACAACAATAAAATTTGAAAGGAGCTGTTAAAATGAAAGTAAAAGCGGTTAGGCTACATGGTGCTAATGACTTAAGACTGGATGAATTTGAGCTTCCTGAAATTACGGATGACGAAATCCTGGTTAAAGTAGTTTCAGACAGTGTTTGTATGTCTACTTATAAGTGTGCAATTTTGGGCACCGAGCATAAACGCGTTCATCCGAATGTAGCGGATCACCCTGCAATTATGGGACATGAAATGGCAGGCGATATCGTTAAAGTCGGCAAAAACCATCAGGGAAAATTTAAGCCGGGAATGAAATTTACGCTGCAACCTGCGCTGAATTATAAGGGAACCATGTGGAGTCCCGGATATTCTTATGAATTTTTTGGCGGAAACGCGACCTATTGCATTATCCCTGCAGAAGTGATGGAGCTTGGATGCTTGCTGGAGTATAAAGGCAAGGCGTATTACGAAGCTTCTTTGGCGGAACCGATGTCTTGCAGTATCGGGGCGATTAATGCCTGTTATCATACCAAAATGGGCGTTTATATTCATGAAATGGGTATTAAAGAAAACGGAAAATTGGCAATTCTGGCTGGAGCAGGACCGATGGGGCTCGGTGCAATAACCTATCTGCTTCATCGCGATGTACGCCCCTCAATGCTTGTCGTAACCGATATCGACCAAGAAAGATTGGATAGGGCGACAGAGTTATTCCCTCCCGCAGAGTATATGGCAAAAGGCATTGAGTTGCATTTTATCAATACAGGAAAAATGGACGATCCTGCTGAAGAACTCATAAAAATTACCGGAGGTACGGGATTTGATGATGTATTATGCTATGCACCCGTTGAAGCGGTTATAGAATTATCAAGTGCTGTTTTGGGAAGAGACGGATGCTTAAACTTTTTTGCTGGCCCGACTGACAATAAATTTACTGCAAGAATTAATTTTTATGATGTTCACTATAACTCAACGCATGTGCTTGGAACAACCGGCGGCAATACTGATGATATGATTGAATCATTGGAATTAACTGCGGCAAACAGAATTAACCCTGCAGTGATGGTAACTCATATCGGCGGATTGGATGCTGCAGCAGATACTATTTTGAATCTGCCAAATATTCCCGGCGGTAAAAAACTGATTTATAACCATTTAAATATGCCGCTTATTGCCCTAACCGATTTACGAAAAAAAGGTGCGGAAGACGAACGGTATATAAAACTTGCCGATATTGTTGATGCTCATAAAGGATTATGGTGTTTAGAAGCGGAACAATATTTATTAGAAAATTTTATTGACGAATAGATTGCTGAACCTGATACCTCTCCATTTGGTTAATTACAATTAAAGATAATTTAACTACAGAGAGTATTCAAAGGGAGTTTATGGAAGAAAGACGAAATAAAATTATAACCTTTGTGAATGAACACGGGAATATAACCTTTAATGAGCTAAAAGAAAATTTTCCGCACGTATCGGAAATGACGCTGAGAACTGACCTAAAAGTATTGGATAAGGAACAACGCTTAGTGAGAATACACGGCGGCGCGCGCTCTCTTGATAAAGTTGTTGGAAATGATGACTTCTTAAAAAAGCGTTTTATTCAAAATACAAAAGCAAAAAAAATTATTGCGAAAAAAGCGCTTGAATTCATTGAGTCCAACACTACGATATTTTTAGATTCCGGCAGTACTACAACTATGCTTGCACATATTTTAGAAGATAAACCGAACATCTTTGTAACAAGCGGGTTAACATGTGCGATTGAAATAGCAAGGCTTGAGCGTGCAAAAGTTGTACTATCAGGCGGCAATATCAATCGGCACAGCCTAAGTGTAAACGGTATTGAAGGGATTCGTTATATTGAAAAAATAAACTTTGATATTGCCTTTATAGGTGTTACCCGTTACAGCAAAGAAACATCTTTTACCTGCGAATCTCTAGAAGATGCGGAGCTTAAACAAACCGTTATAAAAAAGTCACGCAAAGTTATCGTTTTGATGGATTCTTCTAAAATTAACCAAAGAGGAACGTACACTATTTGTAATCATAATGAGGTAGACATCGTTATTTCAGACAATGAACTTCCTGAAGCATTAAAACATGAATTTAGAAATCGAGGAATTGCTGTTTATTAAATTATCACGCGAGTGAATAACAAAATAAAAGGCAATCCGAAATTTAAGAGGAGAAAAAATGAAAGCTACACTTCAGAAATTTGGAAAGCAGTTATCTGCAATGGTAATGCCCAATATCGGCGCATTTATTGCCTGGGGATTTATTACTGCATTATTTATTCCCGATGGCTGGATTCCCAACGAACAACTGGCATCCATTCAGCCGTATATGCTGGCGTACTTATTGCCGGTAT contains these protein-coding regions:
- a CDS encoding zinc-binding dehydrogenase; translation: MKVKAVRLHGANDLRLDEFELPEITDDEILVKVVSDSVCMSTYKCAILGTEHKRVHPNVADHPAIMGHEMAGDIVKVGKNHQGKFKPGMKFTLQPALNYKGTMWSPGYSYEFFGGNATYCIIPAEVMELGCLLEYKGKAYYEASLAEPMSCSIGAINACYHTKMGVYIHEMGIKENGKLAILAGAGPMGLGAITYLLHRDVRPSMLVVTDIDQERLDRATELFPPAEYMAKGIELHFINTGKMDDPAEELIKITGGTGFDDVLCYAPVEAVIELSSAVLGRDGCLNFFAGPTDNKFTARINFYDVHYNSTHVLGTTGGNTDDMIESLELTAANRINPAVMVTHIGGLDAAADTILNLPNIPGGKKLIYNHLNMPLIALTDLRKKGAEDERYIKLADIVDAHKGLWCLEAEQYLLENFIDE
- a CDS encoding DeoR/GlpR family DNA-binding transcription regulator; the protein is MEERRNKIITFVNEHGNITFNELKENFPHVSEMTLRTDLKVLDKEQRLVRIHGGARSLDKVVGNDDFLKKRFIQNTKAKKIIAKKALEFIESNTTIFLDSGSTTTMLAHILEDKPNIFVTSGLTCAIEIARLERAKVVLSGGNINRHSLSVNGIEGIRYIEKINFDIAFIGVTRYSKETSFTCESLEDAELKQTVIKKSRKVIVLMDSSKINQRGTYTICNHNEVDIVISDNELPEALKHEFRNRGIAVY